From Micromonospora carbonacea:
CCCGGGCGGATCGCCGACGGGCCGCGGCGATCTCGGGATGGTGGCCGACGGCCCAACCGGCCAGCGCGGAGAGCGGCTCCAGCAGGCTGACGCCGAGTGGCGTCAGCCGGTACTCGACGCTCGGCGGCGACGTGGGGAACACCTCCCGCTCGACCAGACCGTCGCTCTCCAACGTGCGCAGGCTCCGGGTGAGCATCCGCTGGCTGATGCCGTCGACTGCCCGATGCAACTCGTTGAACCGGTGCGGCCGCTGGTCGAGCAGGGTGAGCAGCAGCAGCGTCCACTTGTCGCTCACCCGCCGCAGCACGTCGGTGACCGGGCAGTTCTCGTACTCGCCGGCCGGCACGGGCTGCGGCAACCGGTGGCCGCCCAGCCCGGCACGCACACCGGTGTTCCCTGTGGCCATGAAGGTGCCTTCTTTCGCTCGCGCCGGTCGACTGCCCAGGATGGACCCGGTCGGTGAGGAACCGTAGTGGAGGCGGCATGGGCTTCGTGGTGGTCAGTGGCGGCACCAACGGAATGGGACGGGCGTTCGCCGTCGGGCGGGCCGAACGCGGTGACCGGGTGCTGGTGCTCGGCCGCAACCGCGAACGCGGCGAGGCGCTGGCGGGTGGGTCCGTCGCGTTCCTTCCGGTGGACCTCTCCAGCGTGGCCGAGACCCGGCAGGTCGTCGCGCACATCCTCACCGAGCACCACGTCGTGGATGCGCTGACGCTGTTCGCCAACGCGGTGGCGCCGCGTCGGGTCGTGACCGACGAGGGGCTGGAGCAGACGTTCGCGCTCTACTATCTCAGTCGCCATCTGCTCAGCTTCGGCCTGCGTCCCGCCCTGGACCGGGCCGCCGCACCGGTGATCGTGAACGTCGCCGGCGTCGGCGTCACGCGGGGCGGGGTGCGCTGGGCCGACCCGCAGCTGACCTCGGGCTACTCGGCCGTCACCGCCCAGTTGCAGGCCGGTCGCGCCAACGATCTGCTCGGCGTGGGCTTCGCCGCGCAGTCCGGCAGTCGCGCCCGTTACGTGCTCTACCATCCCGGTTTCACCCGCAGCGGCGACCGTGGCCCGCTGCCGCTGCTCGTGCGTGGGCTGCTGGCGGCGGCGTCGGTGGCGGCCCGCCCCGTCGCGGACTCGGTCGCCCCGATCCACCGGTTCCTCGACACGCCACCGGCCGAGCCGCTGACGGCCGTCGACCGCCACAAGCGGCTTCCGCTCGACCTTCCCACGCTCGACCCGCAGAACGCCGCACATCTGATGCAGCTCACGGAGAAGCTGCTCGACTGACCGCGCGCGGCGTCACGCCCGGTGTGCCCGCCACTGCTCGGCCGGGGTGAGCGGCACGAGCGGCGGCCGCTTGACGGCCGTGGTCAGCTCGATCCGCCGCCCCTCGGCGGCCGAGCGCAGCAGGGCGGTCATCGTGTCGAGCACGTGCAGCGCGACGTCGCCGCCGGCCCGCGGCGCACGCCGGCCGTCGGCGGTGACGGCGTCGATCAGGCCGACGCCCCGGGCACCGTCGACGTAGCCGGCCCCCGGTGGCAGGGCGCGCCACCCGCCGTCGCCGAGCGCGAACAGGCGGACCTCGCCGTCGAAGTGGTTCGGGTCGGGCACGGCGAGGGTGCCGGTCTCCCCGTGCACCTCGATCGGCGCGGCCGTGGTCGCGACGCCGTCGAAGCTCGTGGTGAGGGTGGACAGCACCCCGTCGGCGTGTTCGAGCACGCCGGTGACATGGGTGTCCACCCGCACCGGCACCCGCTGGCCGAGGCGCGGGCCCGAGCCGATGACGCGCTCGTCGCGCAGCCGGCTGGCGGCTCCGTGCACCGCCCGGACCGGCCCGAGCAGGTGGACCAGCGCCGAGATGTAGTACGGCCCCATGTCCAGCAGCGGCCCCCCGCCCGGGGCGTAGTAGAAGTCGGGGTGGGGATGCCACCGCTCGTGCCCGGGGGTGACCATGACGGCCGACGCGGACAGCGGGCGGCCGATGAGCCCGCCGTCGATCGCGGCGCGCGCCGTCTGCGTGCCCGT
This genomic window contains:
- a CDS encoding SDR family NAD(P)-dependent oxidoreductase, which produces MGFVVVSGGTNGMGRAFAVGRAERGDRVLVLGRNRERGEALAGGSVAFLPVDLSSVAETRQVVAHILTEHHVVDALTLFANAVAPRRVVTDEGLEQTFALYYLSRHLLSFGLRPALDRAAAPVIVNVAGVGVTRGGVRWADPQLTSGYSAVTAQLQAGRANDLLGVGFAAQSGSRARYVLYHPGFTRSGDRGPLPLLVRGLLAAASVAARPVADSVAPIHRFLDTPPAEPLTAVDRHKRLPLDLPTLDPQNAAHLMQLTEKLLD
- a CDS encoding winged helix-turn-helix transcriptional regulator, with product MATGNTGVRAGLGGHRLPQPVPAGEYENCPVTDVLRRVSDKWTLLLLTLLDQRPHRFNELHRAVDGISQRMLTRSLRTLESDGLVEREVFPTSPPSVEYRLTPLGVSLLEPLSALAGWAVGHHPEIAAARRRSARERV
- a CDS encoding Gfo/Idh/MocA family protein, which codes for MGDPHRVGVVGLGVISRAYLDTLADHPAVRVVAVADLDPARSAATAARLPGAEAVRVERLLDRPDVQTVLNLTIPAAHAEVSRAAIDAGKHVYVEKPLAATFADGRATVERAAAAGVRVGCAPDTVLGTGTQTARAAIDGGLIGRPLSASAVMVTPGHERWHPHPDFYYAPGGGPLLDMGPYYISALVHLLGPVRAVHGAASRLRDERVIGSGPRLGQRVPVRVDTHVTGVLEHADGVLSTLTTSFDGVATTAAPIEVHGETGTLAVPDPNHFDGEVRLFALGDGGWRALPPGAGYVDGARGVGLIDAVTADGRRAPRAGGDVALHVLDTMTALLRSAAEGRRIELTTAVKRPPLVPLTPAEQWRAHRA